The stretch of DNA CTTCTCTCAGGCTTCGCATAATTCGTTGCCTTACTATGCGCTGAGTTCTGTACCGACCTGCTGGTTAGGCTTTAGTCGGGCTGGTTTTCCAGCTTGCTTACATTAGCTTTCTTGGCGCACGGGACAGTATACTTAATTATTTGGTATAGCATTCAATACTTAATGATATAAAATTAAGTATACTGTCCCCTTAATTTTAACTATACTTCTGGGTAACAAAACAAAAAGGATTCCCATGGCTTTGCAATGCGGTATTGTTGGATTACCAAACGTCGGAAAATCTACGCTTTTTAATGCACTCACAAATGCACATGCGGACGTGTCGAATTACCCGTTTTGCACAATTGATCCTAATGTGGGTGTTGTCCACGTTCCCGATACAAGACTTTCACAAATCTTTGAACTCATTAAAACAGATAAAATAATTCCCACAACATTAGGGTTTATTGATATTGCCGGCCTCGTAAAAGATGCTCATAAAGGTGAAGGCCTGGGAAATCAGTTTTTGTCACATATCCGTGAAGTCGATGCACTTCTTCATATTGTCCGTTGTTTTAAGGATGATAATATTGCACATTCTTCCGGATCAATTGATCCAGTGCGTGACATAGATATCGTCTCAACTGAACTCATCTTAGCTGATTTACAAACTATAGAAAAAGTTATTGCGCGTATTGCGCGACTCGCTAAGACCGGAGACAAACATGCACTAGAAGAGCACAAATGTGCAGATAAAATATTACATCACTTAGAAGAAAATAAGCCCGCGTACACGCTTCCTACATCAAAAGAAGAGGACAAAACAGTAAAACAGTTTAATCTATTAACGTCTAAGCGTGTTTTGTATGTTGCAAATGTCAGTGAAGAACAACTTGCTTCTGATGATGATATTGTAACATCATTAAAAACGTATTTAGCAACACAAAACGCCATGCCCGTTAAGATGTGTACAAAAATAGAGGCTGAATTACTTGAACTATCACCTGAAGAACAGTGTCAGTATCGTGAAGAACTTGGTTTATCTTCTTCGGGGCTTGATATCATAATAAAAGAAAGCTACGATTTACTTCATCTGATAAGCTTCTTTACCCACAATGAAAAAGAGCTTCGTTCGTGGACAATACTGAATGGGACGAAAGCGCCACAAGCTGCAGGAAAAATCCACACTGATTTTGAACGAGGGTTTATTCGTGCGGAAGTAACACGCTTTGAGGATTTTATCTCATGCGGAGGTGAACAGAATGCAAAAGCTAAAGGTCTTGGCCGCATCGAAGGAAAAGAATATTGTGTTACCGATGGCGATATAATCTTGTTCAGGTTTAACAGATAGTCACTATTGTTGCAACTCTCCATAAAAGCAATCTACATCATAATCAGTCAGCTTCACTGAAGCAAAAGTGTTTAAGAGCTCGCTTGTCCCCTTCACCTTGACCCGCTGATAATTTTCGGTAAAACCGCTATAGACACCTTCTTCACACTCTTCTTCAAAGAGCACCTGTTTCACTAAACCCAGCTGAGTACGCCTAAACATAAATGCTGTATCATTGGTTATAAAATCAAGAATAAACTCCCTGCTTTGCATCTCTTCCGGAGATACCCTATCCGGGTAATCGCACGCTTTTGTTCCCTTCCGTGCACTAAAGGGAAAAACATGTACTTTTGAAAATAGATTCTCACCTATAGCTTTAACTGAATGGTCAAAATGTTCCATTGTTTCACCGGGAAACCCAATTATGAGGTCAGTACTAATAGCACACTGAGGGAAATATTTCTTAAAGCAATCAATGATCTCTTTGTACTCACTATAGGTATAGTGCCTGCCCATTTTCTGAAGAATTTTATCATCACCGCTTTGAATTGGAATATGAAAATGCGGGCATAGTTTTTGTATCGTTGATAACTGCTCGATAAGAGACGGTGTAATATTCATAGGTTCTATCGAGCTCAAACGTATACGAAAGTCTCCTTCAATATCGGATAATGCTTTTAACACCTCAATGAGAGAGCAGTTTTTATCTGACTCAGCACCATAACTTCCCAGATGTATTCCTGTTAAGACGATCTCTTTATAGCCATTATTTATTATCGCTTGTGCTTCACGGACAACAGCTGATACATCTTTACTCT from Candidatus Ancaeobacter aquaticus encodes:
- the mtaB gene encoding tRNA (N(6)-L-threonylcarbamoyladenosine(37)-C(2))-methylthiotransferase MtaB codes for the protein METTKYFRIETLGCKVNQYDSQLIREQLLKNGYKECSGNDVPAGDGSLIVINTCTVTGKTDQKCRNTIRKMIKQKGSAKVVVTGCYVDGDRVAIEDIDGVDYIAENEYKTNILKYINKDKEYDGVSGITRFEGRTRAFLKIQDGCNEFCTYCKVPYVRGKVESKDVSAVVREAQAIINNGYKEIVLTGIHLGSYGAESDKNCSLIEVLKALSDIEGDFRIRLSSIEPMNITPSLIEQLSTIQKLCPHFHIPIQSGDDKILQKMGRHYTYSEYKEIIDCFKKYFPQCAISTDLIIGFPGETMEHFDHSVKAIGENLFSKVHVFPFSARKGTKACDYPDRVSPEEMQSREFILDFITNDTAFMFRRTQLGLVKQVLFEEECEEGVYSGFTENYQRVKVKGTSELLNTFASVKLTDYDVDCFYGELQQ
- the ychF gene encoding redox-regulated ATPase YchF, coding for MALQCGIVGLPNVGKSTLFNALTNAHADVSNYPFCTIDPNVGVVHVPDTRLSQIFELIKTDKIIPTTLGFIDIAGLVKDAHKGEGLGNQFLSHIREVDALLHIVRCFKDDNIAHSSGSIDPVRDIDIVSTELILADLQTIEKVIARIARLAKTGDKHALEEHKCADKILHHLEENKPAYTLPTSKEEDKTVKQFNLLTSKRVLYVANVSEEQLASDDDIVTSLKTYLATQNAMPVKMCTKIEAELLELSPEEQCQYREELGLSSSGLDIIIKESYDLLHLISFFTHNEKELRSWTILNGTKAPQAAGKIHTDFERGFIRAEVTRFEDFISCGGEQNAKAKGLGRIEGKEYCVTDGDIILFRFNR